One window of Vicinamibacteria bacterium genomic DNA carries:
- a CDS encoding TadE family protein, with protein MKRVLRKSRESRGAVLIEMAIMLPFMTLLFLGVVDMGLVIWEHQIVQNAARAGARFSALPRNWINPSNPGVTVDDIRQRVVDYLLEEGISVNMADISVTQNYPINVGALTLTASEVSVTYTRPLLLSGGGLIPFAQVTLHGRSVFRNLY; from the coding sequence ACGAGTCCTTAGAAAGAGTCGAGAGTCCCGAGGCGCCGTCCTGATCGAGATGGCGATCATGCTGCCGTTCATGACGCTTCTGTTTCTTGGCGTCGTCGACATGGGTCTGGTGATCTGGGAGCACCAGATCGTCCAGAACGCAGCACGCGCCGGAGCCCGATTTTCGGCGCTCCCGAGAAACTGGATCAATCCGAGCAACCCCGGCGTCACCGTCGACGACATCCGTCAGAGGGTCGTCGACTACCTTCTCGAAGAAGGCATAAGCGTCAACATGGCCGATATCTCGGTCACCCAGAATTATCCCATCAACGTGGGCGCTTTGACGTTGACCGCTTCCGAGGTGTCGGTGACCTATACCCGGCCTCTGCTGCTCTCGGGCGGGGGGCTGATTCCGTTTGCACAGGTAACTCTGCATGGCAGATCGGTGTTTCGAAACCTTTACTAG